A single window of Jiangella alkaliphila DNA harbors:
- a CDS encoding SIS domain-containing protein: MTELTSPSQRFGARLQRPSSAASLQARVIEQETRTLAEAFERVAADGSVAAAAATVVAARRRFVAGTGKSFAYASLLAVDLSAGLSNVTLVDGTLVRHVDVLADVRDTDVLVAVSLRRYRRETVALAGRFAAAGGAVVAVTDTAESPLVSVAGQSIVVPTASASFADSPTAVAAVVHLLATLTTASAKGARRRLAERDRLAHDLDLYWED; this comes from the coding sequence ATGACCGAGCTGACCAGTCCGTCGCAACGCTTCGGCGCCCGGCTGCAGCGGCCGTCGTCGGCGGCGTCGCTGCAGGCGCGGGTGATCGAGCAGGAGACCCGCACGCTGGCCGAGGCGTTCGAGCGGGTCGCGGCCGACGGGTCGGTGGCGGCCGCGGCGGCGACGGTCGTCGCGGCCCGGCGCCGGTTCGTCGCCGGCACCGGCAAGTCCTTCGCGTACGCCTCGCTGCTCGCCGTCGACCTGTCCGCCGGTCTGTCCAACGTCACGCTGGTCGACGGCACCCTGGTCCGCCACGTCGACGTGCTCGCCGACGTCCGCGACACCGACGTGCTGGTGGCGGTGTCGCTGCGGCGGTACCGGCGCGAGACGGTCGCGCTGGCCGGGCGGTTCGCGGCCGCCGGTGGCGCCGTCGTCGCCGTCACCGACACCGCGGAGTCGCCGCTGGTGTCCGTCGCGGGACAGTCGATCGTGGTGCCGACCGCGAGCGCCTCGTTCGCCGACTCGCCGACCGCCGTCGCCGCCGTCGTGCACCTGCTCGCTACGCTCACGACCGCCAGCGCGAAGGGCGCCCGCCGCCGGCTGGCCGAGCGCGACCGGCTGGCGCACGACCTCGACCTCTACTGGGAGGACTGA
- the menC gene encoding o-succinylbenzoate synthase, whose product MRVTHASLHLVRLPLVHRFRTSSHAKDHLDHILVRLTDESGAVGWGEIASASDPFYSPETVDTCWLVAERYLLPSVVGARWDDPAEVAGLWAKVRGHQFAKAGVDMAAWTLWSLSGGVSLATALGGTRPTVVAGVSLGIEPTIDDLLAEVAKHVDAGYPRAKLKIAPGWDVEPVRAVRSSFPELLLHVDANGVYGESEDEVRSLRALDGFGLSMIEQPFGPRNLLAHAALQRDISTPVCLDESIETLDDLRTAVVLGALKVLNIKVSRLGGLGPAVAAHDLAAEHDIPVWCGGMHEFGVGRAANVALSSLPGFTLPSDVSASDKYYQRDVVTPSITASGGVVDVPTGPGLGHAVDEAFVQASEVRTAELRA is encoded by the coding sequence GTGCGCGTCACCCATGCGTCCCTGCACCTGGTCAGGCTGCCACTGGTGCACCGCTTCCGCACCAGCTCGCACGCCAAGGACCACCTCGACCACATCCTCGTCCGGCTGACCGACGAGTCCGGCGCCGTCGGGTGGGGCGAGATCGCGTCGGCCAGCGACCCGTTCTACTCGCCCGAGACGGTGGACACGTGCTGGCTGGTCGCCGAGCGGTACCTGCTGCCGTCCGTCGTCGGCGCGCGCTGGGACGACCCCGCCGAGGTGGCCGGGCTGTGGGCGAAGGTGCGCGGCCATCAGTTCGCCAAGGCCGGCGTCGACATGGCGGCGTGGACGCTGTGGTCGCTGTCCGGCGGGGTGTCGCTGGCGACCGCGCTGGGCGGGACGCGGCCGACGGTCGTCGCGGGCGTCTCGCTGGGCATCGAGCCGACCATCGACGACCTGCTGGCCGAGGTCGCCAAGCACGTCGACGCCGGGTACCCGCGGGCGAAGCTGAAGATCGCCCCCGGCTGGGACGTCGAGCCGGTGCGGGCGGTGCGGTCGTCCTTCCCGGAGTTGCTGCTGCACGTCGACGCGAACGGCGTCTACGGCGAGTCCGAGGACGAGGTGCGGTCGCTGCGGGCGCTGGACGGGTTCGGGCTGTCGATGATCGAGCAGCCCTTCGGGCCGCGGAACCTGCTCGCCCACGCCGCCCTCCAGCGCGACATCTCGACGCCGGTGTGCCTGGATGAGTCGATCGAGACCCTGGACGACCTGCGTACGGCTGTCGTGCTCGGGGCGCTGAAGGTGCTCAACATCAAGGTGTCGCGGCTGGGCGGGCTCGGCCCGGCGGTGGCCGCGCACGACCTCGCGGCCGAGCACGACATCCCGGTCTGGTGCGGCGGCATGCACGAGTTCGGCGTCGGCCGTGCCGCCAACGTCGCGCTGTCCAGCCTCCCCGGCTTCACCCTCCCCTCCGACGTCTCCGCGTCGGACAAGTACTACCAACGCGACGTCGTCACGCCCTCCATCACCGCGTCCGGCGGTGTGGTCGACGTGCCCACCGGCCCCGGCCTCGGCCACGCGGTGGATGAGGCGTTCGTGCAGGCCAGCGAGGTGCGGACGGCCGAACTCAGGGCCTGA
- a CDS encoding MMPL family transporter: MTTTLPLDRPPAPTPPLPPPPRRGLVVRVARWSSTHKWLALVLWLAFVAAAIVGGGAVGTKEVEDGDQGVGASAGADKALLQADFDDPYTESVLVRAADGGAVDTGSGAVTTLAANIAAAPGVASVAEPQVTEDGTAALYEVTLDIPEGTDSEEEDAASAAAAEIGQVVDGADGSLDVGQVGDASLGEALDQVYEDDLQRAEYLSLPVSLLIMLVVFGALIAAAVPVLLALSSVVAAMGLSAFASYVVPSTDILASVVLLVGMAVGVDYSLFYVRREREEREKGRGTMDAVAVAAATSGRAVVVSGLAVIIAMAGMFFAGEATFQSLAVGTILVVAVAVVGSVTALPALLAIFGRWIDRPRIPLLWRLRKRDGGEPRVWRAILGPVLRHPKTALVAGLLALLALAAPALGMKLSQPGISDLSNDVPEVQTYEAITTAFPSEGAAHDIAVWTTDGSPLDTAAVDGGVAQLNDAVGTDPEFAAGEGLTAEYSTDGSVAEITVPVPYEHDDDRAEDSLQTLRDDLVPAAFDGIDGVESGVTGMTAGNVDFRGLLADRMPIVIGFVLLMTIIVLVMAFRSLAVALTAAGLNLLSVAASYGLLTLVFQNSWAEGILGFESTGAIITWLPLFLFVILFGLSMDYHVFVVSRIREGAKAGMSTPEAVRTGIIRSAGVVTSAAVVMVAVFSIFATLGAIDFKQMGVGLAAAILIDATIVRAVLLPSIMALLGERNWWLPKPLNRLPRLEH, from the coding sequence ATGACCACCACCCTGCCTCTGGACCGACCGCCCGCACCGACCCCGCCCTTGCCACCGCCGCCGCGCCGCGGCCTGGTGGTCCGCGTCGCCCGCTGGAGCTCGACGCACAAGTGGCTCGCCCTCGTCCTCTGGCTGGCGTTCGTCGCCGCCGCGATCGTGGGCGGCGGCGCCGTCGGCACGAAGGAGGTGGAGGACGGCGACCAGGGCGTCGGCGCTTCCGCCGGTGCCGACAAGGCGCTCCTCCAGGCCGACTTCGACGACCCGTACACCGAGTCCGTGCTGGTCCGGGCCGCAGACGGCGGTGCCGTCGACACCGGCTCGGGGGCCGTCACGACACTCGCTGCGAACATCGCCGCCGCGCCGGGCGTGGCCTCGGTGGCGGAGCCGCAGGTGACCGAGGACGGCACCGCCGCGCTCTACGAGGTGACGCTCGACATCCCCGAGGGCACCGACTCCGAGGAGGAGGACGCCGCCAGTGCGGCCGCCGCCGAGATCGGGCAGGTCGTCGACGGCGCCGACGGGTCGCTGGACGTCGGGCAGGTCGGCGACGCGTCGCTGGGCGAGGCGCTGGACCAGGTCTACGAGGACGACCTGCAGCGCGCCGAGTACCTGTCCCTGCCGGTCAGCCTGCTGATCATGCTGGTCGTGTTCGGCGCGCTCATCGCCGCCGCCGTGCCGGTGCTGCTGGCGCTGTCGTCGGTGGTCGCGGCCATGGGGCTGTCGGCGTTCGCGTCGTACGTCGTCCCGTCCACCGACATCCTGGCCTCGGTCGTGCTGCTGGTCGGCATGGCCGTCGGCGTCGACTACTCGCTGTTCTACGTCCGCCGCGAGCGCGAGGAGCGGGAGAAGGGCCGCGGCACGATGGACGCCGTCGCGGTCGCCGCCGCCACGTCCGGCCGGGCCGTCGTGGTCTCCGGCCTTGCCGTCATCATCGCGATGGCCGGCATGTTCTTCGCCGGTGAGGCGACGTTCCAGTCGCTGGCTGTGGGCACCATCCTGGTCGTCGCGGTCGCCGTCGTCGGGTCCGTGACGGCGCTGCCGGCGCTGCTGGCGATCTTCGGCCGCTGGATCGACCGCCCGCGCATCCCGCTGCTGTGGCGGCTGCGCAAGCGCGACGGCGGCGAGCCCCGCGTGTGGCGGGCCATCCTCGGCCCGGTGCTGCGGCACCCGAAGACCGCGCTGGTCGCCGGCCTGCTGGCGCTGCTCGCGCTGGCCGCACCGGCGCTCGGCATGAAGCTCTCGCAGCCCGGCATCTCCGACCTGTCCAACGACGTGCCCGAGGTGCAGACCTACGAGGCCATCACGACGGCGTTCCCGTCCGAGGGCGCCGCGCACGACATCGCCGTCTGGACGACCGACGGCTCGCCGCTGGACACCGCCGCCGTCGACGGGGGCGTCGCCCAGCTGAACGACGCGGTCGGCACCGACCCCGAGTTCGCCGCCGGCGAGGGGCTGACGGCGGAGTACTCGACCGACGGCTCGGTCGCCGAGATCACCGTCCCCGTCCCGTACGAGCACGACGACGACCGCGCCGAGGACTCGCTGCAGACCCTGCGCGACGACCTCGTCCCGGCGGCGTTCGACGGCATCGACGGTGTCGAGAGCGGCGTCACGGGGATGACCGCCGGCAACGTCGACTTCCGCGGCCTGCTGGCCGACCGGATGCCGATCGTCATCGGGTTCGTCCTGCTGATGACCATCATCGTCCTGGTGATGGCGTTCCGGTCGCTGGCCGTGGCGCTGACCGCCGCGGGGCTGAACCTGCTCTCCGTCGCCGCCTCCTACGGCCTGCTGACCCTGGTCTTCCAGAACAGCTGGGCCGAAGGGATCCTCGGCTTCGAGTCCACCGGCGCGATCATCACCTGGCTGCCGCTGTTCCTCTTCGTGATCCTGTTCGGCCTGTCGATGGACTACCACGTGTTCGTCGTCAGCCGGATCCGCGAGGGCGCCAAGGCCGGCATGTCGACGCCCGAGGCGGTGCGCACCGGCATCATCCGCTCCGCCGGCGTCGTCACCAGCGCCGCCGTGGTCATGGTGGCCGTGTTCTCGATCTTCGCGACGCTCGGCGCCATCGACTTCAAGCAGATGGGCGTGGGGTTGGCCGCGGCGATCCTCATCGACGCGACCATCGTCCGGGCCGTGCTGCTGCCGTCGATCATGGCGCTGCTGGGGGAGCGCAACTGGTGGCTGCCCAAGCCGCTGAACCGGCTGCCGCGGCTCGAGCACTGA
- a CDS encoding galactose-binding domain-containing protein, which produces MRRQLAVVLVSATALGLLTAVVSTAARPDRDPVRLSATPERVEVVGLPCLPTAFQAGMTNAGSADLYADLELTPSGPVTLDRRIVSSWLPAWDPDHTVNTRVGVTVPRDAAPGSYDVRLTTPEGKGLTVPVEVLPLPTKGAGDNQALGEQAAASSTHANFEVCGAVDGNTDSEEWDTLTGWNDGTSRVFPDTYDVALAGPTTVARVETWTLDSTRYPAARYGLRDFDVQVRVGGAWQTVHEVRGSTAGRVTSTFAPVTADAVRIVGLASNSADYSRLVEVQVFTG; this is translated from the coding sequence ATGAGGCGGCAGCTCGCGGTCGTCCTGGTGTCGGCGACGGCGCTCGGCCTGCTCACCGCCGTGGTCAGCACCGCGGCGCGGCCGGACCGCGACCCCGTCCGACTCAGCGCGACGCCGGAGCGGGTCGAGGTGGTCGGGCTGCCGTGCCTGCCCACCGCGTTCCAGGCCGGCATGACGAACGCCGGCTCGGCCGACCTCTACGCGGACCTGGAGCTGACGCCGTCCGGCCCGGTGACGCTGGACCGCCGGATCGTCTCGTCGTGGCTGCCCGCGTGGGACCCGGACCATACGGTGAACACCCGCGTCGGCGTGACGGTGCCGCGCGACGCCGCGCCGGGCTCGTACGACGTGCGGCTGACCACGCCGGAGGGCAAGGGCCTGACCGTCCCGGTCGAGGTGCTGCCGCTGCCGACGAAGGGCGCCGGCGACAACCAGGCGCTCGGCGAGCAGGCGGCGGCGTCCTCGACGCACGCGAACTTCGAGGTCTGCGGCGCGGTCGACGGCAACACCGACTCCGAGGAGTGGGACACGCTGACCGGCTGGAACGACGGCACCAGCCGCGTCTTCCCGGACACCTACGACGTCGCCCTGGCCGGTCCGACGACCGTCGCGCGGGTCGAGACCTGGACGCTGGACTCGACGCGGTACCCGGCGGCCCGCTACGGCCTGCGCGACTTCGACGTCCAGGTGCGGGTGGGCGGTGCGTGGCAGACCGTGCACGAGGTGCGCGGCAGCACCGCCGGCCGGGTGACGTCGACGTTCGCCCCGGTGACCGCGGACGCCGTCCGGATCGTCGGCCTGGCGTCCAACAGCGCCGACTACTCGCGGCTCGTCGAGGTCCAGGTCTTCACCGGCTGA